A window of the Rubeoparvulum massiliense genome harbors these coding sequences:
- a CDS encoding F0F1 ATP synthase subunit delta — protein MSSPVARRYAKALFEVTIERKTLDRTEEELQTILQALQDQPQLFTLLFHPKIGRDEKKKIVKEVFASILSQETENFLFLLIDSGRLATLTDIVHVYTKLANEARGVEEAVVYSTQALPEAELTKVAETFSQAIGKKLRVRNEVKPEIVGGLVVRVGDRVYDGSLRLQLQRFQNGLLAQSM, from the coding sequence ATGAGTAGCCCAGTGGCACGTCGTTATGCCAAGGCCCTCTTCGAAGTGACTATCGAGCGGAAGACGCTGGATCGTACTGAAGAAGAACTACAAACCATTCTTCAAGCGCTCCAGGATCAACCGCAACTATTCACGCTCCTATTTCATCCGAAAATTGGTCGTGATGAGAAGAAAAAGATTGTGAAGGAAGTATTCGCCTCCATTCTGTCCCAAGAGACAGAAAATTTTCTTTTTCTGTTGATCGATAGTGGGCGATTGGCAACATTAACGGATATTGTCCATGTTTATACCAAACTGGCTAACGAAGCCCGCGGTGTAGAAGAGGCTGTGGTCTATTCTACCCAAGCGTTACCAGAGGCCGAGCTGACGAAAGTGGCTGAGACTTTTAGCCAAGCCATTGGCAAAAAGCTCCGTGTTCGCAACGAAGTGAAGCCAGAGATCGTAGGCGGGCTGGTTGTCCGTGTAGGCGATCGAGTATATGATGGAAGCTTACGCCTGCAACTACAGCGTTTTCAAAATGGATTATTGGCGCAAAGCATGTAG
- the atpF gene encoding F0F1 ATP synthase subunit B → MGISVQWGTILYTLVVFALLLFILHRLAYKPLLGMMQRRQDRIENQLATAEKNRDEAAKYLAEQKEELTQARNDAKKILDQARAISQKEADDILARAKTEAQSLKEDAVKEIQQEKVEAMAALRDQVGTLSVLLASKIIEQQLDEKAQAKLIDQYLKEVGEER, encoded by the coding sequence GTGGGGATTTCGGTTCAATGGGGGACAATTCTCTATACATTAGTTGTATTTGCGCTCCTTTTATTTATCCTGCATCGCCTTGCCTATAAGCCATTGCTCGGTATGATGCAACGCCGGCAAGACCGGATTGAGAACCAATTGGCAACTGCTGAGAAGAATCGCGATGAGGCTGCCAAATATTTAGCCGAACAAAAAGAAGAATTGACACAGGCTCGTAATGATGCCAAAAAAATTCTTGATCAAGCTCGTGCAATTAGTCAAAAAGAAGCAGATGATATTCTTGCTCGTGCGAAGACTGAAGCCCAATCACTGAAGGAAGACGCAGTGAAGGAGATCCAACAAGAGAAAGTGGAAGCTATGGCTGCCCTTCGTGACCAAGTAGGAACATTGTCTGTATTACTTGCATCCAAGATTATTGAACAACAATTGGATGAAAAGGCGCAGGCAAAATTGATTGACCAATACTTGAAAGAGGTAGGGGAAGAGCGATGA
- the atpE gene encoding F0F1 ATP synthase subunit C, which yields MNMLAAAIAIGLAAFGASIANGMIVSRTVESIARQPELRGALQTTMFIGVGLVEALPIIGAVIAFMIMFS from the coding sequence ATGAATATGCTTGCTGCTGCAATTGCTATTGGTTTAGCTGCTTTTGGTGCTAGTATTGCCAACGGGATGATCGTATCTCGTACTGTGGAGAGTATCGCTCGTCAACCAGAACTACGTGGTGCTTTACAAACTACGATGTTCATCGGTGTTGGTCTTGTTGAGGCACTCCCAATCATCGGTGCCGTTATCGCATTTATGATTATGTTTAGCTAA
- the atpB gene encoding F0F1 ATP synthase subunit A — MGHENPTFEWLGMTFSKSTMLMVTVTAVIVLIIVLAATRKLSEDKPRGLQNVLEGLVDFVRGTIIGSTMSLKKGEKYLTLALTLMLFIFVANMLGLPFAVVTEQVVDGEAVHYLWWKSPTADPHVTLTLSFMVIILSNIFGIRELGAGKWIKSFFAPFAIMFILNFIEVLANGLTLGMRLFGNIFAGEVLLSLLSGLGTSGILGAIFGIVPTMAWQGFSIFVGTLQAFVFTMLTMVYIAHRVDTDH, encoded by the coding sequence ATGGGACACGAGAATCCAACATTTGAATGGCTAGGAATGACGTTTAGCAAGTCCACCATGCTCATGGTTACCGTAACCGCTGTCATTGTTCTAATCATTGTGCTTGCTGCAACACGTAAGCTCTCTGAGGACAAACCACGCGGTCTGCAAAATGTACTAGAAGGCTTAGTGGATTTTGTCAGGGGCACCATTATTGGTTCCACCATGAGTTTGAAGAAGGGTGAGAAATATCTAACCCTGGCATTAACCTTAATGCTCTTCATCTTTGTGGCCAATATGCTAGGCTTACCATTTGCAGTGGTTACAGAGCAAGTGGTAGATGGTGAAGCGGTTCACTATCTCTGGTGGAAGTCACCGACAGCCGACCCCCATGTTACCTTGACGTTATCCTTTATGGTCATCATTCTTTCTAACATCTTTGGTATACGTGAGTTAGGTGCTGGCAAATGGATAAAGAGCTTCTTTGCACCATTTGCAATCATGTTCATCTTAAACTTTATCGAAGTGTTAGCCAATGGATTAACGTTGGGCATGCGTCTATTTGGGAACATCTTCGCTGGTGAGGTCTTGCTATCATTACTATCAGGCTTAGGAACCAGCGGCATCTTGGGCGCCATTTTTGGTATCGTCCCAACGATGGCATGGCAAGGATTTAGTATCTTCGTAGGTACCCTACAAGCCTTCGTATTCACCATGTTGACCATGGTTTATATCGCTCATCGTGTGGACACCGACCACTAG
- a CDS encoding ATP synthase subunit I, translating to MQEQTRNDLQRLTARILRISLFFLILALPFFLIASWRIYVAGFMLGTIVSTYNMILTARRTIQITETILSGSKRLRTSGMLIRFATIALGVMLVVRFPETFDLIAFVIGLLLTHIIMVVDGLFHLQ from the coding sequence ATGCAAGAACAGACAAGAAATGATTTGCAGCGCCTAACAGCGCGTATTCTTCGTATTTCCCTCTTTTTTTTGATTCTTGCCTTACCTTTTTTCCTGATCGCATCATGGCGGATCTATGTGGCAGGCTTTATGCTTGGCACAATTGTAAGCACATACAATATGATCCTGACCGCTCGTAGAACCATTCAGATCACTGAGACTATACTTAGTGGCTCGAAGCGTCTCCGTACTAGTGGGATGCTGATTCGCTTCGCTACCATTGCGCTTGGTGTGATGCTGGTTGTACGTTTTCCAGAAACATTTGATTTAATTGCATTCGTCATAGGCTTATTACTAACCCATATCATCATGGTAGTGGATGGATTATTCCATTTACAATAA
- a CDS encoding AtpZ/AtpI family protein, whose product MPEQRPDSPFKTMFLVGAITSDLVGGTLLGLFGGRWLDKQWGTTPLFLIIGLFLGMGLGIMSVMQLVKRYARTDKK is encoded by the coding sequence ATGCCTGAGCAGCGACCTGATTCACCGTTCAAAACGATGTTTCTGGTAGGGGCAATTACCTCCGATCTAGTGGGAGGAACATTGTTAGGACTTTTCGGTGGCCGCTGGCTGGACAAACAATGGGGAACCACTCCTCTTTTTTTAATTATTGGGCTCTTTCTGGGGATGGGCCTAGGGATTATGAGTGTGATGCAGTTGGTGAAGCGATATGCAAGAACAGACAAGAAATGA
- a CDS encoding acetyl-CoA C-acetyltransferase, with protein MLRDVVIVSAKRTPIGRFAGQLASLTAPQLGAKVIEAVLHDASVAGEHVDEVILGHVLQAGVGQGPARQAALQAGLPTSVPSYAVNKLCGSGLKAVHLGWQAIACGEAEIVVAGGMESMSNAPYLLPGARHGYRMGDQQVQDSMLQDGLHCAINQYHMGVTAENIAARYGLSREEQDQFALASQQKAATAQKNGRFQAEILPLTIPQRKGDPIHLQIDESPRNDTTLAKLMQLPSVFQKDGTVTAGNASGINDGAAALLLMSREEARKRGLTPLAVIRGFGRAGVDPALMGLGPIPASKLALERAGIQMDQIDLVEANEAFAAQALAVIRDLQLDPEIVNVNGGAIALGHPIGASGARIFVTLLHEMARRDSRYGLATLCIGGGQGIAAVVERERS; from the coding sequence ATGTTACGTGATGTGGTGATTGTGAGTGCGAAGCGTACACCCATTGGACGATTCGCTGGTCAACTAGCATCATTGACAGCACCTCAGTTAGGTGCCAAGGTGATCGAAGCAGTTCTCCATGACGCAAGTGTAGCTGGAGAGCACGTAGATGAAGTAATTCTAGGGCATGTATTACAAGCAGGGGTAGGGCAGGGTCCAGCGCGACAAGCTGCGCTACAGGCGGGGCTCCCTACCTCTGTTCCTTCCTATGCTGTGAATAAACTCTGTGGTTCTGGACTCAAGGCAGTTCACCTCGGTTGGCAGGCCATTGCTTGCGGCGAAGCGGAGATCGTGGTGGCCGGTGGCATGGAGAGTATGAGCAATGCCCCCTATCTTTTGCCAGGGGCACGGCATGGGTATCGTATGGGTGACCAACAGGTTCAGGATTCGATGCTTCAGGATGGACTCCATTGTGCCATTAATCAGTACCATATGGGTGTGACAGCAGAGAATATTGCGGCACGCTATGGGTTATCTCGGGAGGAACAGGACCAATTCGCCTTAGCAAGCCAACAGAAAGCGGCAACGGCTCAGAAAAATGGACGCTTTCAAGCTGAGATTCTCCCTCTCACCATTCCACAACGGAAGGGGGATCCTATCCATCTGCAAATTGATGAGTCTCCTCGTAATGACACGACCTTAGCGAAGCTAATGCAGCTACCATCGGTCTTTCAGAAGGATGGTACAGTAACTGCAGGGAATGCCTCGGGTATTAATGATGGGGCAGCAGCGCTCTTATTAATGAGCAGAGAAGAGGCAAGGAAGCGTGGTTTAACGCCGCTGGCGGTGATTCGGGGCTTTGGTCGAGCAGGGGTAGATCCAGCATTGATGGGACTTGGCCCCATTCCTGCAAGCAAGTTAGCCCTTGAACGAGCGGGAATTCAAATGGACCAAATCGATCTCGTGGAGGCGAATGAAGCCTTTGCTGCACAGGCACTGGCCGTGATCCGCGATCTCCAATTGGATCCGGAGATTGTGAATGTGAACGGTGGAGCCATTGCCCTTGGTCACCCCATTGGTGCCAGTGGAGCAAGAATTTTTGTGACACTTCTCCATGAAATGGCTCGTCGTGATTCTCGATATGGTCTAGCGACGCTCTGTATTGGTGGGGGTCAAGGTATCGCTGCTGTTGTAGAACGGGAAAGAAGCTAA